The genomic interval GATTGGAAGAAGACCAATTCCTTGAACTATCAAATAATGTGGATGCAGTATTCCACGCCGGTGCTCTGGTTCATTACATTTATTCCTGCGAAAGCTTGCTTGGACCTAACGTTATCGGAACACGAGAAGCAATCCGTCTTGCATCAACCGGCAATGTTAAACCATTACATCATGTATCAACGGTATCAGTCTTCTCACCTCTTAGAAGCAGTGATGATCTGCTTATCCTAGAAGATGAGCAGATTGAACAAGACATGGATGTGTTTGGTGGATATCCGCAAAGTAAATGGCTCGCTGAACGACTTGTTCAGAATGCTATCAATGCGGGTTTACCAGCTTATATATACCGTCCGGGGCTTATTACCGGCACGAGCTCCAAAGGAATATGGAACAAGGAAGATTTCTTGTGGCGCGTTATCCAAGGGTCTTTGAAGGCTGGTGTTATCCCTGATCTGGAACGTGTTGAAAACTTTTTGCCTGTAGATACAGTTGCAGAAGCTCTTGTTCATATTTCTCGCGGCACACTGGAGCATAACGTTTATCATCTGGACGGATTTAACCCTGTTTCATCTCGTCAGTTGGTAGAAGAGCTCAGGCAGGTCACATCTGCATTGCAGGTTGTCCCCTATGCTCAGTGGAGAAAAGCGATTGCGCAGCCGGAGAATCCGCTCTACCCCCTTCTTCCTTTATTACCTGACGATGTGAATCCAGAGAGTATCTCCCGGCAATTCCGTTTCGATAACTCGAACGCACGCAAAGCCTTGCAAGGTAGTGCGGTGCACTTCCCAGCGTTGGAAACGCTACTCCCTGTCTATATGCAAAGCATGTTAGCTTAGTATTAAGAAATGGCTACCTGATATCCTCAGGTAGCCATTTCTATTTTGATAACGACTTGCAATTTCATTTAATACTGATTACACAATCTTTACAGGAGGTAACTGTGGTTAAGATCAGTATGAACAATTGGAAGCAAGCATTCACAGACGGTGAGTCGTGGATACCTGAGGAAGAAGAGCAATGCTTGTGGAATGAATACCAGATCCGATCAGGAATAAAACTCTTGGTGCAGAACTGCCCTGCGATTGTGTCTGACAAAGAATTTCAGTTCGAGCAGCATGATGCTCCGGTTGAATTTTTATATTGTCTTTCAGGAAAGACTACTCTTTCATTATGTGATGCGCGTGGTGAACAAAGGGAATTACAGACGCAGACGGGGCATTGTACGTGCTCATATCTACCCCATTGTTGCGGCATCTCTAAAACACAATCAGGTACACCTTTGCGGGCTGTGGGATTACAAGTTTCATTGGAAACGCTCTCTTCTATTGTTTCTAAAGAAAAATGCTCATTTCTTTCGCTCATAGAAGGCGCTGCTTCGGAAAAAGATGTTTGCCCCTTCTTTACAGAAGCAGCAATTCCTATGTCATTACAGATAAGTGCAAAGCAAATTTTAGAATGCCCGCTTGAAGGGAACTTTAAAAAAATGTTTTTAGAGTACAAGGCGCTGGAGCTGCTCTACACCCAGTTTAGCCTGCTCGATTCTATCGCGGCCTTTAGCAAAAGCATTACGGATTTTGAAGAAAAGGCTACACGCAAAGCACACGCCATATTAATGGAAGATATTTCTGCGCCACCATCCTTGCCGGGGTTGGCAAAGAATGTTGGCTTGTCACATACCCGTTTGAACAAGTTGTTTAGACTTATTTACGGCAATACAGTTTTTGGAATTCTACGAAAAGAGCGCCTTGAGTGTGCAAGGCGCTTGTTAGAAGATGGGCGGAGAAATGTTTCCGAAATAGCATATGAATGCGGATTTTCAAGTCCGAGTCACCTTTCCCGTGCATTTGTGGAGCAGTTTGGCTCTCAGCCTAAAAAATATCAGACAGAGCACATGATGCGTCAGGCTTCTCTTGATCAACATTTAAATTTTAACGTTAATTAAAAGTAATATCGGGCAGTAAAGTAATACAAATCGTTATTATCATACTGCCCGAGCAAGCCCTTGTTTGATCCTGTCCAAATCATCACGCCAGTAGAAAGGCTCCATTCGTCTCCGAGTTTATATTCACCGAAGGCTTCAACAATTGCCCCGTCATTACTGGTGTAGGCTTTGCCGCGCACGCCGAGCTTCAGATCATCTCTCAAAAAGGTTCTGCTTAATTCGTATGTAATTCCGTGCCAGAGCTTTGTGCCGACAAACCCTTCATCGGCGGTGCTGAAATACTGTGAAACTGCATCCATAAAGAATTGTAGATTTACGTAGTAAATACCGTCATAGTTGTAATCGCCGCCCACAACCCACTGCCAAAGGTCGCGTCTACCTATACCGTCACTACTACTTTCCATTGCGACTGGATATTGTGGTTTATACGCAAGTTCGCCACGAATGGTGCCGTCTCCTACGCCTTTGGCAAAGTTAAGGCCAAAGGCTGCAAAACGTGGGTGCTTTGGTCGAAATTCAGGAACACCTGAAGCCGTTTCGTATCGTCCGTATACAGGCGAGTTTACAAATCCATAATACCCAATGAGGGCGACATCCCATCCTTCAATATTGCGGGAGAGCCTTGCCCCAAACTCCACATCACTGAACCATTTATTTGGCACTTCCTGTGAATCAAGTTCCAGAGTTCCTGCATCTTCTCCTTCATAAAGCTCACTTAATCCCTGTGTAACCCAAGGGTTTCCCTGTCGTGGAATATCTTCCACACTGGCTACTGGCAAAAAGACGCCTTCCAATGCCCAGTCGCCTATAACCAATGTAGCGTTGGCCAACCAGACCGGAAGACGGTTGTCGGCTCGACCGGACGCAATCGGGTCTCGAACATCCAGTGGATTAATTAAATCCATAGGATTGATTCCGTCTCCTGTTCCCCACCGAATAACCTTGCTCCCGACTATGACGTCGAGATTGTCCGAATCGTAGCTTAGATACGCGCTACGCAGGCATGGATAGAGCGCCTTGTGTCCAGTGCCATCCCAAAATTGCGCTGCGAATTCATAATCTCCATCTATGCTTAAAAATCCAGAGAATTGGTTGTATCGGTAATCTGCCTCAATCCGCAGGCGTTGCCGTATGGATATGGGAGTCTTTGGCGTGTTTAGTCCGAATTGATTGCGTGATTCAAAGAATCCGGCATAGGTGAAGACGCCACCGTCTACAGAGGTTGTTGAATCGTCAATAAGTTCTTGAGGGATTGTAAATCCTTCATCGTCTGCAAATGGATCACCGCCGATGCTCAGTTCTTCATTTTGAACATCGGCGGCAAAACATGAACTTGAAATCACCAGCAGGCAGAACAATGTAGCGCTGAGTATGTGTAGTATGTATCGTGTCATAATTGTAGAATCTGTACTCAATGAGAAACGAAGCAGAATTGGCGCAGGGAAAGAGCGAGGCATACTATTGCTTCAAGTCAGTCTGCATAAACAGTGAATCGCTCAGGCCGGTGTTATAAGTAATTTTACGATACTCCATAATGGTAACTGTACCGCGTGATGGTGTTGTCATTTTTTGGCGAGTAGTACTCCAGATGCCCTGAATCTTTTTAAACCCGCCATACACCAGCTGTTTGTATTTTTTACCTGCGTGATTGACGTACTCAATTTTTGCAGGAAGCCAAATGTCTTTGCGAATCCACGTAAGACGTTTGCTAAAATTTGATTTTTGCGGATGTACAGGTGTCATTTCTACAACATAACAATCAACGCCGAAGAGTTTTTCTTCTCGAAGTAGAACATGGGTATCGTCATCTACTTCGCGCTTAGAAATATCTTCATTTGCATAATCGCTGCGCATGAATGGCCCCTTTTTACCGCCTCCGGTAACCCTGCGAACAAGAGATTCTGAAGGCATGTACACCCACATGTCGTCTTCTTTATCGATGTCTTTGTATGACCATGTCAGGTAGGAGGTGTTGCGGACGTCTTGTGGTTCTGAGAAGCGGATCACCTGCTTTTCAATTCCATTGAATTTTTTCTTTTTTACTTCCATAGAGCGCAAAAGCTGTTGCTTTCCGCGCTTGATAACCATGACGGATTGCATTTCACCGCATTCACTCGTGTCTACTGCGTCCATGCGCTCCGCTATTTCTCGGCCAGTAAGACAAAATCCAGACTGCGGTACGAGTACTGCGACGATAATCAGACAACTTAGTCCCAGTTTACAAAGTGACTGCATTTTACTCTCCTTCTTTTGAAATATATTCGATGGTGATTCCTTGTTCTTGCAGTGTTGCGAGGACAATTTTCGGTTCCATCATTTCTGGAAAACTATTGATGCCAAGATGCTTAGATTTTCCTGTGACAATGCGGTGCGCCATCATTGCACTGGCAAGCCCTGTGCCCGTATATGAATCAGGGAAACGAAGGATTCCTTCTGTTGTGGAAACTTTCCCGTCGTGCACGCCTGTTATTGTAGACACGAGCATGTAGCCCTTTGTGTTTTTCCTTTTGTTATCCAGAGCAGAAACTCGGCATAGAAGACGTGCTGACAAATCAGTAAAATAGGGATGCCGGTAGCAGCCTGTAAGACTTACGAGGCTTAACGTTGCAGAGAAC from Halodesulfovibrio sp. MK-HDV carries:
- a CDS encoding helix-turn-helix transcriptional regulator gives rise to the protein MVKISMNNWKQAFTDGESWIPEEEEQCLWNEYQIRSGIKLLVQNCPAIVSDKEFQFEQHDAPVEFLYCLSGKTTLSLCDARGEQRELQTQTGHCTCSYLPHCCGISKTQSGTPLRAVGLQVSLETLSSIVSKEKCSFLSLIEGAASEKDVCPFFTEAAIPMSLQISAKQILECPLEGNFKKMFLEYKALELLYTQFSLLDSIAAFSKSITDFEEKATRKAHAILMEDISAPPSLPGLAKNVGLSHTRLNKLFRLIYGNTVFGILRKERLECARRLLEDGRRNVSEIAYECGFSSPSHLSRAFVEQFGSQPKKYQTEHMMRQASLDQHLNFNVN
- a CDS encoding outer membrane lipoprotein-sorting protein, which produces MQSLCKLGLSCLIIVAVLVPQSGFCLTGREIAERMDAVDTSECGEMQSVMVIKRGKQQLLRSMEVKKKKFNGIEKQVIRFSEPQDVRNTSYLTWSYKDIDKEDDMWVYMPSESLVRRVTGGGKKGPFMRSDYANEDISKREVDDDTHVLLREEKLFGVDCYVVEMTPVHPQKSNFSKRLTWIRKDIWLPAKIEYVNHAGKKYKQLVYGGFKKIQGIWSTTRQKMTTPSRGTVTIMEYRKITYNTGLSDSLFMQTDLKQ